A section of the Streptomyces sp. NBC_00178 genome encodes:
- the corA gene encoding magnesium/cobalt transporter CorA has product MRRVIVDCGIYRDGRRTDGPADFSDALDEARATGDAFVWIGLHEPTEAEFEHVTSEFALHPLAVEDALRAHQRPKLEIYDDSLFVVIKPVVYEQESDTVSAGELMLFIGDSFVVTVRHGEGAPLAAVRSRLEAEPEVLKHGPTSVLYAVSDAVVDHYIEVAAELQVDLEELEAQVFAPTGSRDTTNTAAAIYTFKRQVLEFRRATNPLSGPMARLSGAGVPFVDASSQPFFRDVNDHLTRAVEHVEGLDRLLSDILSAHLAQVGVRQNDDMRKISAWAAMAAVPTLVAGIYGMNFEHMPELHWVWTYPTVIGLMGVAVFSLYRMFKRRGWM; this is encoded by the coding sequence ATGCGGCGAGTGATCGTCGACTGCGGAATTTACCGGGACGGGCGCAGGACCGATGGTCCCGCCGACTTCTCCGATGCCCTGGACGAGGCGCGGGCCACCGGCGACGCGTTCGTCTGGATCGGGCTGCACGAGCCGACGGAGGCGGAGTTCGAGCACGTCACCAGCGAGTTCGCGCTGCATCCCCTCGCGGTCGAGGACGCCCTGCGCGCCCACCAGCGGCCCAAGCTGGAGATCTACGACGACTCCCTGTTCGTGGTCATCAAGCCGGTGGTCTACGAGCAGGAGAGCGACACCGTGAGCGCCGGGGAGCTCATGCTGTTCATAGGGGACTCGTTCGTCGTCACCGTGCGGCACGGTGAGGGCGCGCCGCTGGCGGCCGTGCGCAGTCGTCTGGAGGCCGAGCCGGAGGTCCTCAAGCACGGGCCCACGTCGGTGCTGTACGCGGTCAGCGACGCGGTGGTCGACCACTACATCGAGGTCGCCGCCGAGCTCCAGGTCGACCTGGAGGAGCTGGAGGCGCAGGTGTTCGCACCGACCGGCTCCCGCGACACCACGAACACGGCCGCGGCCATCTACACCTTCAAGCGGCAGGTGCTGGAGTTCCGCAGGGCGACCAACCCGCTGAGCGGCCCGATGGCCCGGCTCTCCGGCGCGGGGGTGCCGTTCGTCGACGCAAGCTCGCAGCCGTTCTTCCGGGACGTGAACGACCACCTGACCCGTGCCGTGGAACACGTGGAGGGCCTGGACCGGCTGCTCTCGGACATCCTCTCGGCGCACCTGGCGCAGGTCGGCGTGCGGCAGAACGACGACATGAGGAAGATCTCGGCCTGGGCCGCCATGGCCGCGGTACCGACCCTGGTGGCGGGCATCTACGGCATGAACTTCGAGCACATGCCCGAACTCCACTGGGTCTGGACCTACCCGACGGTGATCGGGCTGATGGGCGTCGCGGTCTTCAGCCTGTACCGCATGTTCAAGCGGCGCGGCTGGATGTAG
- a CDS encoding ferritin-like domain-containing protein, whose protein sequence is MLSAKSLFQEILDNDESFRLFCSIAAGGEAQGGWENGRIAALVPPGLRELAPKVARHGADEDKHGRIFNALLKQRGLQAVSVPYETDYTLLLERHGIGLAHDRLSREEPLTERDIIVYLAHSRVTEQRASEQMRLLLRHFSDHPVLGRAVRMISRDEDNHLAYCHEELLRFARAGHGRTIQSVLRECARAEIRVYRDVSLAVMRHMGEVLRWSRAKSALLSAGIHAMYAYERLVGWQRMVSLRQPVLRDALGSPAAPETEFA, encoded by the coding sequence ATGCTCTCGGCAAAGAGTCTGTTCCAGGAGATCCTCGACAACGACGAGTCGTTCCGGCTGTTCTGCTCGATCGCCGCCGGCGGGGAGGCCCAGGGCGGCTGGGAGAACGGGCGCATCGCCGCCCTGGTGCCCCCCGGACTGAGGGAGCTCGCCCCCAAGGTCGCCCGGCACGGTGCCGACGAGGACAAGCACGGCCGGATCTTCAACGCCCTGCTGAAGCAACGCGGACTCCAGGCCGTGTCGGTGCCCTACGAGACCGACTACACCCTCCTGCTGGAACGTCACGGCATCGGCCTGGCCCACGACCGGCTGAGCCGCGAGGAACCCCTCACCGAGCGGGACATCATCGTCTACCTGGCCCACAGCAGGGTCACCGAGCAGCGGGCCTCCGAACAGATGAGGCTGCTCCTGCGGCACTTCTCCGACCACCCGGTGCTCGGCCGCGCCGTCAGGATGATCTCGCGCGACGAGGACAACCACCTCGCCTACTGCCACGAGGAACTCCTGCGCTTCGCCCGGGCCGGACACGGCCGCACGATCCAGTCCGTCCTGCGGGAGTGCGCCCGCGCGGAGATCCGCGTCTACCGCGACGTCAGCCTCGCCGTCATGCGGCACATGGGCGAGGTACTGCGCTGGTCCCGCGCCAAGAGCGCGCTGCTGAGCGCCGGCATCCACGCGATGTACGCGTACGAGCGGCTGGTGGGCTGGCAGCGGATGGTGAGCCTGCGCCAGCCCGTGCTGCGCGACGCGCTCGGCAGCCCGGCCGCCCCGGAGACCGAGTTCGCCTGA
- a CDS encoding LLM class F420-dependent oxidoreductase, protein MRLGINLGYWGAGMDGDNLAVAQEADRLGYDVCWAAEAYGSDVPTVLAWVAARTESIDVGSAIMQIPARQPAMTAMTAATLDSLSGGRFRLGLGVSGPQVSEGWYGVKFDKPLARTREYVEIVRRAMSRERLSYEGEHWTLPLPDGPGKPLKLTVHPQREHIPLYIAAIGPKNLEQTGEIADGALLIFPSAEHIEETALKHLRAGREKAGKTMDGFDVCPTLPLAIGDDINGLADMFRPYTALYVGGMGSRKQNFYNQLAQRMGYEKEAAEIQDKYLSGDKAGAAAAVPHRLIDQTALLGSVERIADRMRAYAEAGVTTLTLAPAGFTLDERLAALRAGTDALELSGTAA, encoded by the coding sequence ATGCGGCTCGGCATCAATCTCGGTTACTGGGGTGCGGGCATGGACGGCGACAACCTCGCCGTCGCCCAGGAGGCGGACCGGCTCGGTTACGACGTCTGCTGGGCCGCCGAGGCCTACGGCTCCGACGTGCCGACGGTGCTCGCCTGGGTCGCCGCCCGGACCGAGTCCATCGACGTCGGCTCCGCCATCATGCAGATCCCGGCCCGCCAGCCCGCCATGACGGCCATGACGGCCGCCACGCTCGACTCCCTCTCCGGGGGCCGCTTCCGCCTGGGGCTCGGCGTCTCGGGACCGCAGGTCTCCGAGGGCTGGTACGGCGTCAAGTTCGACAAGCCGCTGGCCCGCACGCGCGAGTACGTCGAGATCGTGCGCCGCGCCATGTCCCGCGAGCGGCTCTCCTACGAGGGCGAGCACTGGACCCTGCCGCTGCCCGACGGCCCGGGCAAGCCCCTCAAGCTGACCGTCCACCCGCAGCGCGAGCACATCCCGCTCTACATCGCCGCGATCGGCCCCAAGAACCTGGAGCAGACCGGTGAGATCGCCGACGGCGCCCTCCTGATCTTCCCCTCCGCCGAGCACATCGAGGAGACGGCGCTCAAGCACCTGCGGGCCGGGCGGGAGAAGGCCGGGAAGACGATGGACGGATTCGACGTCTGTCCGACCCTGCCCCTGGCGATCGGTGACGACATCAACGGCCTCGCCGACATGTTCCGCCCCTACACCGCGCTCTACGTCGGCGGCATGGGCAGCCGCAAGCAGAACTTCTACAACCAGCTCGCCCAGCGCATGGGCTACGAGAAGGAGGCGGCCGAGATCCAGGACAAGTACCTGTCCGGCGACAAGGCCGGCGCGGCCGCGGCCGTGCCGCACCGGCTCATCGACCAGACCGCGCTCCTCGGCTCGGTGGAGCGGATCGCCGACCGGATGCGGGCCTACGCCGAGGCCGGGGTCACGACTCTGACCCTCGCCCCCGCCGGCTTCACGCTCGACGAGCGCCTCGCGGCCCTGCGGGCGGGCACCGACGCCCTCGAGCTCTCCGGCACCGCGGCGTAA
- a CDS encoding aldo/keto reductase, whose amino-acid sequence MEQRHLGRTGLRVSRIGLGTLTWGRDTDEHDAADQLKAFWDAGGTLVDTADVYADGEAEYLLGRLLDKLVPRRDLVISTKAGSVADPYRRFDGSRGHLLAALDASLRRLGTDYVDLWQVHAFDPVTPLEETLQAVDLAVSSGRVRYAGVCDFSGWQLAKAATWQLAAPGVRTRLACTQMEYSLVQRGVEREVLPAALDLGVGLLPSSPLGRGVLTGKYRTGTPSDSRGASEHLAPFVEPYLHGAARRIVDAVATAADGLSTTPLQVALAWVRDRPGVVAPVVGARNARQLTEALSVEALSLPDEICQALDDVSAPVHRYPDQDWSTL is encoded by the coding sequence ATGGAGCAGAGGCATCTCGGCCGCACCGGCCTTCGCGTGTCCCGTATCGGGCTGGGCACCCTCACCTGGGGCCGGGACACCGACGAGCACGACGCCGCCGACCAGCTCAAGGCCTTCTGGGACGCCGGCGGCACCCTGGTGGACACCGCCGACGTCTACGCCGACGGGGAGGCCGAGTACCTGCTGGGCCGCCTGCTGGACAAACTGGTGCCCCGGCGGGATCTGGTCATCTCGACCAAGGCGGGCAGCGTGGCCGACCCCTACCGGCGCTTCGACGGCTCGCGGGGACATCTCCTGGCCGCGCTGGACGCCTCCCTGCGGCGGCTCGGGACGGACTACGTCGACCTGTGGCAGGTCCACGCGTTCGACCCCGTGACCCCGCTGGAGGAGACCCTTCAGGCAGTGGACCTCGCCGTGTCGTCGGGGCGCGTGCGGTACGCGGGCGTCTGCGACTTCAGCGGCTGGCAACTGGCCAAGGCCGCGACCTGGCAGCTCGCCGCGCCCGGGGTGCGCACCCGGCTGGCGTGCACCCAGATGGAGTACTCCCTGGTGCAGCGGGGCGTGGAGCGTGAGGTGCTGCCGGCGGCGCTGGATCTCGGGGTGGGGCTGCTGCCGTCGTCGCCGCTGGGCCGCGGGGTCCTGACGGGCAAGTACCGCACCGGCACCCCGTCGGACTCCCGGGGCGCCTCGGAACACCTCGCCCCGTTCGTCGAGCCGTATCTCCACGGGGCGGCGCGCCGGATCGTGGACGCCGTGGCCACGGCCGCAGACGGTCTCTCCACGACGCCTCTGCAGGTCGCCCTCGCCTGGGTGCGCGACCGGCCCGGAGTGGTGGCGCCGGTCGTCGGCGCGCGCAACGCGCGGCAGCTGACCGAGGCGTTGTCAGTGGAGGCGCTTAGTCTTCCTGACGAGATCTGCCAGGCGCTCGACGACGTGTCGGCGCCCGTGCACCGCTATCCCGACCAGGACTGGAGCACGCTGTGA
- a CDS encoding helix-hairpin-helix domain-containing protein, with amino-acid sequence MTALPRGESPDPAAEDDEGREETGGPATGGSPGEHGPEAEDGADAPQETGAGQGAEETRAARDPEAGGSAEAEEEAGAGGGAGDTAEPSGAPEMSEAAAELAAQRELRLRIEQRKAGKDGPIAAGGKLSGPAADLLAAVRAVESGAKPGTAFFDSPASAPAPRRAAPQAAPAAARAAAAPERPDARVGSPQAAASAATVLAEGGAPEALARPAAAVLGEQAAAVLREDPWQLLSLPGVRPEQADGFARALLGAECGPDDARRTAALVGWLLERAALRGHTALDAAEVRTALSGFAVTDPGAAVQHAVAEGVVLVFQDGDDGAEEEPAGPRDDAGGDSGGGPEAGAPDDEAPVLVLLGLDRYALAEESLADGLARLVNSVEKGADWAEAAALAPSPSAAELIRTAATAGLVAHSGGESARAEPAALITAARGLGLRAVGTTHSVDGLHRLAAAVGDPDAAVTLSALLSGEAGPGRDADGAFAVDLLVVLDAPQLDVETAAMLVESLADGTRLVLSGDPGVLASAGAGRVFADVIAARACPHVVSRTPDPGPIGELVSGIGVGELAQVEAPGREVVIVPVRDAGEAVHRTVQLVADSVPRALGVPPSDTQVITVGHGGSAGTTALNAALKQRLNPGPGRFGGFDPGDRVVHVPAPGRVVPGAVVSADAEGLHLDCSGTPVVVPQERVETAVRHGWALSAHQAAGMRWPAAVVVLPGDAAGGLSRPWVYTAFSRGERHLSVVHGVDQALPRAVAEVAAQERTTRLRPLLEALPTPDAS; translated from the coding sequence GTGACTGCGCTTCCCCGGGGAGAATCCCCGGACCCCGCCGCCGAGGACGACGAGGGCCGCGAGGAGACCGGCGGGCCGGCCACGGGCGGCTCGCCCGGCGAGCACGGCCCCGAGGCCGAGGACGGCGCGGACGCACCGCAGGAGACCGGCGCCGGCCAGGGTGCGGAGGAGACGCGGGCCGCGCGGGACCCCGAAGCCGGTGGGAGCGCGGAGGCCGAGGAAGAGGCCGGTGCGGGCGGGGGGGCCGGGGACACCGCCGAGCCGTCCGGGGCGCCCGAGATGTCGGAGGCCGCGGCCGAGCTGGCGGCGCAGCGCGAGCTGCGCCTCCGGATCGAGCAGCGCAAGGCCGGGAAGGACGGCCCCATCGCCGCGGGCGGCAAGCTGAGCGGCCCCGCCGCCGATCTGCTCGCGGCCGTGCGAGCCGTGGAGAGCGGCGCGAAGCCGGGCACAGCCTTCTTCGACTCGCCCGCGTCCGCCCCGGCGCCCCGCAGGGCGGCTCCGCAGGCCGCCCCCGCGGCCGCCCGGGCGGCCGCGGCTCCCGAGCGGCCCGACGCGCGGGTCGGGTCCCCGCAGGCCGCCGCCTCGGCCGCGACGGTGCTCGCCGAGGGAGGGGCCCCCGAGGCCCTGGCACGTCCCGCGGCCGCGGTTCTCGGCGAGCAGGCGGCCGCGGTCCTCCGGGAGGACCCCTGGCAACTGCTGTCGCTGCCCGGTGTCCGCCCGGAGCAGGCGGACGGATTCGCCCGGGCTCTGCTGGGCGCGGAGTGCGGCCCCGACGACGCGCGGCGCACCGCTGCGCTCGTCGGCTGGCTGCTGGAGCGGGCGGCGCTGCGGGGCCACACGGCCCTGGACGCCGCCGAGGTGCGCACGGCACTGTCCGGGTTCGCGGTCACCGACCCCGGCGCGGCCGTCCAGCACGCGGTGGCCGAGGGTGTCGTGCTGGTCTTCCAGGACGGCGACGACGGTGCGGAGGAGGAGCCGGCCGGTCCGCGGGACGACGCGGGCGGGGACTCCGGGGGCGGGCCGGAGGCCGGGGCGCCGGACGACGAGGCGCCGGTGCTGGTCCTGCTGGGCCTCGACCGGTACGCGCTGGCCGAGGAGAGTCTCGCCGACGGTCTGGCACGGCTGGTCAACTCCGTGGAGAAGGGCGCCGACTGGGCGGAGGCCGCGGCCCTCGCCCCCTCTCCTTCGGCGGCCGAGCTGATCCGCACGGCCGCGACCGCGGGCCTGGTCGCGCACAGCGGAGGCGAGAGCGCCAGGGCCGAGCCCGCGGCCCTGATCACCGCCGCCCGCGGTCTCGGGCTGCGGGCCGTGGGCACGACCCACAGCGTCGACGGTCTCCACCGCCTGGCCGCGGCCGTGGGCGACCCGGACGCCGCGGTCACCCTCTCCGCCCTGCTCTCCGGCGAGGCGGGTCCGGGGCGCGACGCGGACGGCGCGTTCGCCGTCGACCTGCTCGTGGTGCTGGACGCCCCGCAGCTCGACGTGGAGACGGCCGCGATGCTGGTGGAGTCCCTCGCCGACGGCACGCGACTGGTGCTGAGCGGTGACCCGGGGGTTCTGGCCTCCGCGGGAGCGGGCCGGGTGTTCGCCGACGTGATCGCGGCGCGCGCCTGCCCGCACGTGGTCTCGCGTACACCCGATCCCGGGCCGATCGGCGAGCTGGTGTCGGGCATCGGCGTCGGGGAGCTCGCGCAGGTCGAGGCGCCGGGCAGGGAGGTGGTGATCGTGCCCGTCCGCGACGCGGGCGAGGCGGTCCACCGCACGGTGCAGCTCGTCGCCGACTCCGTACCTCGCGCGCTCGGCGTACCGCCCTCGGACACGCAGGTCATCACCGTCGGGCACGGTGGCTCGGCGGGGACGACGGCGCTGAACGCGGCGCTGAAGCAGCGGCTCAATCCGGGGCCGGGGCGGTTCGGGGGCTTCGACCCGGGCGACCGTGTGGTCCATGTGCCCGCACCGGGAAGGGTGGTGCCGGGTGCCGTCGTCTCGGCCGACGCCGAGGGGCTGCACCTGGACTGCTCGGGTACACCCGTCGTCGTACCGCAGGAGCGGGTGGAGACGGCGGTACGCCACGGCTGGGCGCTGAGCGCCCACCAGGCGGCGGGGATGCGGTGGCCGGCGGCCGTCGTCGTCCTGCCGGGCGACGCGGCGGGAGGGCTGAGCCGGCCCTGGGTGTACACCGCGTTCAGCAGGGGCGAACGGCACCTGTCCGTGGTCCACGGCGTGGACCAGGCCCTCCCCCGCGCGGTGGCGGAGGTCGCCGCCCAGGAGCGGACGACGAGGCTGCGCCCCCTGCTGGAGGCGCTGCCGACACCGGACGCCTCCTAA
- a CDS encoding DUF5703 family protein, with protein MPEYEFIDVYVPRGVSRKEAARLLTDHAEYGHWELDRLTLRRDGSRRVRLRRRIIRQLRPTW; from the coding sequence ATGCCGGAATATGAATTCATCGACGTGTACGTGCCGCGCGGGGTCTCCCGCAAGGAAGCGGCCCGCCTGTTGACCGACCACGCCGAGTACGGACACTGGGAGCTGGACCGGCTGACGCTGCGCCGCGACGGCAGCCGCCGGGTGCGGCTCCGCCGGAGGATCATCCGTCAGCTCCGGCCGACCTGGTAG
- a CDS encoding chaplin, giving the protein MRQVTRKGLITMAAAGGVLALSGGYAHADAGAAGAASGSPGVLSGNSVQVPVDVPVNVCGNSVDVGGLLNPTFGNDCGNGSSDSGQSRGHSRDSSHHEDGGGSADGPGSRASGHQGARHSDEGTGRHRASGTSAQAETTRSPGILSGNQVQAPVEIPVNLCGNSVTVGGLLNPVFGNDCENITEEVPPPAVPETPETPGTPVTPHVPHTPEPQLVPGEQLAHTGAGGLGLLIPASAGMMLAGAGTVLYRRSRSAA; this is encoded by the coding sequence ATGCGACAGGTCACACGTAAAGGCCTGATCACCATGGCAGCTGCGGGCGGCGTGCTCGCCCTCAGCGGCGGCTACGCGCACGCGGACGCCGGTGCGGCCGGCGCCGCGTCGGGCTCGCCCGGAGTGCTCTCCGGGAACTCGGTCCAGGTCCCGGTCGACGTTCCCGTGAACGTGTGCGGCAACTCCGTGGACGTCGGTGGTCTGCTCAACCCCACGTTCGGCAACGACTGCGGAAACGGATCTTCGGATTCCGGTCAGTCGCGGGGTCACTCACGCGATTCCTCGCACCACGAGGACGGCGGCGGTTCGGCCGACGGCCCGGGCAGCCGGGCGTCCGGCCACCAGGGCGCGCGGCACAGTGACGAGGGGACCGGCAGGCACCGGGCCTCCGGCACCTCCGCGCAGGCGGAGACGACCCGTTCGCCGGGAATCCTGTCCGGCAACCAGGTGCAGGCGCCGGTGGAGATCCCCGTGAACCTCTGCGGGAACAGCGTCACCGTCGGCGGGCTGCTCAACCCGGTCTTCGGCAACGACTGCGAGAACATCACCGAGGAAGTCCCGCCCCCCGCGGTCCCGGAGACACCGGAGACCCCCGGGACACCGGTCACCCCGCACGTCCCCCACACCCCCGAGCCCCAGCTCGTGCCGGGCGAGCAGCTCGCGCACACGGGTGCCGGCGGCCTGGGCCTGCTGATCCCGGCGAGCGCCGGCATGATGCTGGCCGGCGCGGGCACGGTCCTGTACCGGCGTTCGCGCAGCGCGGCATAG
- the chpH gene encoding chaplin ChpH — protein sequence MIKKVVAIAAATGGLVLAGAGMASADAGAQGAAIGSPGVLSGNVIQVPVHVPVNVCGNTISVIGLLNPAFGNTCVNA from the coding sequence ATGATCAAGAAGGTCGTCGCAATCGCGGCTGCTACCGGTGGTCTCGTGCTCGCTGGTGCGGGTATGGCTTCCGCCGACGCCGGTGCCCAGGGTGCCGCCATCGGCAGCCCCGGCGTGCTCTCGGGCAACGTCATCCAGGTTCCGGTTCACGTTCCGGTGAACGTGTGCGGCAACACGATCTCCGTGATCGGTCTGCTGAACCCCGCCTTCGGCAACACCTGCGTCAACGCGTGA
- a CDS encoding M20/M25/M40 family metallo-hydrolase, protein MSETSTARAGIGESAESEVVDLCRDLIRIDTSNYGDHSGPGERVAAEYIAEKLAEVGLEPQIFESHKGRASTVARIEGEDPSRPALLIHGHTDVVPANAADWTHDPFSGEIADGCVWGRGAVDMKDMDAMTLAVVRDRMRSGRKPPRDIVLAFLADEEAGGTYGARHLVDNHRDLFDGVTEAIGEVGGFSFTVNENLRLYLVETAQKGMHWMRLTVDGTAGHGSMTNDDNAITELCEAVGRLGRHKWPVRVTKTVRSFLDELSDALGTPLDPEDMEATLAKLGGIAKMVGATLRNSAAPTMLGAGYKVNVIPGQATAHVDGRFLPGYEEEFLADLDRILGPRVKREDVHGDKALETSFDGSLVDAIQLALKAEDPIARAVPYMLSGGTDAKSFDDLGIRCFGFAPLKLPPELDFAGMFHGVDERVPVEGLTFGARVLDRFIDHS, encoded by the coding sequence GTGAGCGAGACCAGCACGGCCCGGGCCGGCATCGGCGAGAGCGCCGAGAGCGAGGTCGTCGACCTCTGTCGCGACCTGATCCGGATCGACACCAGCAACTACGGAGACCACTCGGGCCCCGGTGAGCGGGTCGCCGCCGAGTACATCGCGGAGAAGCTCGCCGAGGTCGGGCTCGAGCCCCAGATCTTCGAATCCCACAAGGGTCGGGCCTCCACAGTGGCCCGGATCGAGGGCGAGGACCCCTCCAGGCCCGCGCTCCTGATCCACGGGCACACCGACGTCGTCCCGGCCAACGCGGCCGACTGGACGCACGACCCGTTCTCCGGGGAGATCGCGGACGGGTGCGTGTGGGGCCGCGGAGCGGTCGACATGAAGGACATGGACGCGATGACCCTCGCGGTCGTACGCGACAGGATGCGCAGCGGCCGCAAGCCCCCGCGCGACATCGTGCTGGCCTTCCTGGCGGACGAGGAGGCGGGAGGCACCTACGGCGCGCGCCACCTCGTCGACAACCACCGCGACCTCTTCGACGGCGTCACCGAGGCGATCGGCGAGGTCGGCGGCTTCTCCTTCACCGTCAACGAGAACCTGCGCCTCTACCTCGTGGAGACCGCGCAGAAGGGCATGCACTGGATGCGGCTCACCGTGGACGGCACCGCCGGTCACGGGTCGATGACGAACGACGACAACGCCATCACCGAGCTCTGCGAGGCCGTCGGCCGGCTCGGCCGGCACAAGTGGCCGGTCAGGGTGACGAAGACCGTGCGGTCGTTCCTCGACGAGCTGTCCGACGCGCTCGGCACCCCCCTGGACCCCGAGGACATGGAGGCCACGCTCGCCAAGCTGGGCGGGATCGCCAAGATGGTCGGCGCCACCCTCCGCAACTCGGCCGCCCCGACCATGCTCGGCGCCGGCTACAAGGTGAACGTGATCCCCGGGCAGGCCACCGCGCACGTCGACGGTCGCTTCCTGCCGGGTTACGAGGAGGAGTTCCTGGCCGACCTCGACCGGATCCTCGGGCCGCGGGTGAAGCGCGAGGACGTGCACGGCGACAAGGCGCTGGAGACCAGCTTCGACGGCTCCCTGGTGGACGCCATCCAGCTCGCGCTCAAGGCCGAGGACCCGATCGCGCGCGCGGTGCCGTACATGCTCTCCGGCGGCACCGACGCGAAGTCCTTCGACGACCTGGGCATCCGCTGCTTCGGGTTCGCGCCGCTGAAGCTGCCGCCGGAGCTGGACTTCGCCGGAATGTTCCACGGTGTCGACGAGCGGGTTCCGGTGGAGGGGCTGACCTTCGGGGCGCGGGTGCTCGACCGCTTCATCGACCACTCCTGA
- a CDS encoding RluA family pseudouridine synthase, with product MRGRAKPPPAPLPQRAGVDPVRVRLPADPEGAWTSVGDHLLARFAGAVGAERVTAMLADGRFVGADGRAVAADEPYTAGRYLWFHRDFAPEEPVPFPVGVVHRDEHLVIADKPHFLSTTPRGRHITETLVARLRDELGLPELQPAHRLDRLTAGLVLCVVRPGERGAYQTLFRDRLVRKEYEAVAPYDPGVALPRTVRSRIVKERGVIAAREVPGEENSESRVELLDRRGGLGRYRLVPATGRTHQLRVHMNALGLPLVNDPVYPVVEPDAAPGDFARPLQLLARTLEFTDPVTGGPRRFESGLRLAAWPGGE from the coding sequence ATGAGAGGACGGGCGAAACCCCCTCCCGCCCCCCTTCCGCAGCGCGCGGGCGTGGATCCCGTGCGGGTGCGGCTCCCCGCCGACCCCGAGGGGGCCTGGACGAGCGTCGGGGACCATCTGCTGGCCAGGTTCGCGGGCGCGGTGGGCGCGGAGCGGGTGACGGCGATGCTGGCCGACGGCAGGTTCGTCGGGGCCGACGGCCGGGCCGTGGCGGCGGACGAGCCGTACACGGCCGGCCGGTACCTCTGGTTCCACCGGGACTTCGCCCCGGAGGAGCCCGTGCCGTTCCCCGTCGGCGTGGTCCACCGTGACGAGCACCTGGTGATCGCGGACAAGCCGCACTTCCTCAGCACCACCCCGCGCGGCCGGCACATCACCGAGACCCTGGTCGCGCGGCTGCGTGACGAGCTGGGCCTGCCGGAGCTGCAGCCCGCGCACCGGCTCGACCGGCTGACGGCCGGCCTGGTGCTCTGCGTCGTACGGCCCGGCGAAAGGGGCGCGTACCAGACGCTGTTCCGGGACCGGCTGGTACGCAAGGAGTACGAGGCCGTGGCCCCCTACGATCCCGGGGTCGCGCTCCCCCGGACGGTGCGCAGCAGGATCGTGAAGGAGCGCGGGGTCATCGCTGCCCGCGAGGTGCCGGGCGAGGAGAACAGCGAGAGCCGGGTGGAGCTGCTGGACCGCCGCGGCGGGCTCGGCAGGTACCGGCTGGTTCCGGCGACGGGGCGTACGCATCAGCTGCGGGTCCACATGAACGCGCTGGGGCTGCCGCTGGTGAACGATCCGGTCTATCCGGTCGTGGAGCCGGACGCGGCCCCCGGGGACTTCGCCCGGCCGCTGCAACTGCTGGCGAGGACGCTGGAGTTCACCGACCCGGTCACGGGCGGGCCGCGCCGCTTCGAGAGCGGGCTGCGGCTCGCCGCGTGGCCGGGCGGGGAGTGA
- a CDS encoding MBL fold metallo-hydrolase: protein MTARIDHLVTSGTFALDGGEWDVDNNVWIVGDDTEAVVIDAAHDAAAIRAALGGRTLRAIICTHAHNDHIDAAPALADATGAQILLHPDDLPLWQLTHPDRAPDGELADGQVLEIAGERLTVLHTPGHAPGAVCLHAPGLDTVFTGDTLFQGGPGATGRSFSHFPTIIDSIRDRLLALPAGTVVRTGHGDSTTIGAEAPQLDDWIARGH, encoded by the coding sequence ATGACCGCCCGCATCGACCACCTGGTCACCTCCGGCACCTTCGCCCTCGACGGTGGCGAGTGGGACGTCGACAACAACGTCTGGATCGTCGGCGACGACACCGAGGCCGTCGTCATCGACGCCGCCCACGACGCGGCGGCCATCCGCGCCGCGCTCGGCGGACGCACGCTGCGCGCCATCATCTGCACCCACGCGCACAACGACCACATCGACGCGGCCCCCGCCCTGGCCGACGCGACCGGGGCGCAGATCCTGCTCCACCCCGACGACCTGCCGCTGTGGCAGCTGACCCACCCGGACCGCGCCCCCGACGGCGAACTCGCCGACGGACAGGTGCTGGAGATCGCCGGCGAACGCCTGACGGTCCTGCACACCCCGGGCCACGCCCCCGGCGCCGTCTGCCTCCACGCCCCCGGCCTGGACACCGTGTTCACCGGCGACACCCTCTTCCAGGGCGGGCCGGGAGCCACCGGCCGGTCGTTCTCGCACTTCCCGACGATCATCGACTCGATCAGGGACCGGCTGCTCGCCCTCCCGGCCGGGACCGTCGTCCGCACCGGGCACGGCGACTCCACCACCATCGGCGCCGAGGCGCCGCAGCTGGACGACTGGATCGCCCGCGGCCACTGA